The genomic interval CACAATTTTTCACGAATCAAATGATCAACATTACGCTATTTGGTCTTATGGTGGCTGCTCAGTGCAAAATACACTAATATTACAGAAggcaaataaacaaaagcaaacaaacaacaaaagtcaGAGAAGACCCCAATTATAGTATCCTAGGCAGGGACACAGGGACACAGTTATACCTCTTCATTTTACAAAAGTTTGTTGGTTGAATGGAGAAATCACACAATAATAACTTTGGCTTCAACTATCATAGAGATGTGTATTTGATTTCATGTAAtagcatacagtacatattgaTGGTTTAGGCAAAACCACTCTCATATTGTGTCACAGATGTCCATAGTTAATCATATTAATCAATTTGAGATGTGTCCTTAGGGTCTGAGCTACTGCCTCTGGTCACCAACTCACCAGTCAACTCAAATGCAAAACAGGTTTGGGCAATGATTCTTCTCAGGGAATAGGAAAAACTAGCGCatgtttatttcaaaacaaCCCATCGAAGTACAAtacattataaaaacaaaccatgaaacaaacaaaaacagtgctCTTTGccataatacatacatacagtcaGAATGGAAGGAAAAGGAATAAGCAAAATGCTCTTGTTTGCACCTACCTTTTCTGGTTATTGTTAgtgaagtgttgttttttttttaggtctttatttatttatttagtcagtttgcattttgaaatgtcatatTAATCTGTTTTGTTGAGTTGTTTTGAGAAATGTCACCGGAACTGCTGCTGTGTCaattagtgttttctttttcattctttttttttttttttttttttttttgtcatagcATAGATGCAATTTACAATTGGTTTGGTTCACCTAGTGATTTCAGGGGATTAAAATGGAACTGTATTGCTCTGTCAAAATGAGTATAGTTTTAGCTGATCTGCTACTGAAGTGGAAGCACTGTTGCCTTAAGATCCACCCAGTGCAGCTGTTGATCCAGAGGAATGTCAAGTAATGATGTTGTCtgtttagtatttttattttcattgaaaACATGCAATAGTTTGCAATAGTGTATTTCTTGTGATCATCCTGTCATATCAACAGATCAAATTCCAAgtccagaggcctgtactacgaagcgaaGTTACTGGCATctcagggtaacttcaggagtaacttggtgtcgtcaggtgtaacttcccaTTTAAACAGTACTACgaaaaggtggataggttttgCCCGGGGTCTGCTGCCATAGTAATTTATGCTCTCTCAGTCGTTGTGGCAATCGATATTGCCTGCTCAACCCATAGCCATCAGATCATCAAATTTGGCAAATTTGTTAGCAACTGCCTACTTTACATCTAGCAtacatggagcaacattagcattcaatGGAAAACCATTACTTTGGTCACCTAGTGGATGTAATATTTGCCGTCCTGTTTCCTTCTGGTCTACATGCTCCACTGTGATTCCCAGCCAGTTAGTTTAGCTTTGTCATTTGGTGCTCAGCAAGGAGCAAATTTAGATCTTTTTCACTGAGAACAATTGCAGGCTCTGACCGAAAGTGAAAATGACACTGATAACAGCAGTGAGAGTCAACCAAAGCATTTAAGTAGTAGGGTGTAAGCAAATCAGTTTTTCATAATACAAATATTGATCAGAGAAGCTTTAAGGTCCTTCCAGTACAGCTGATTCAGAGGAAGGCTACATAGTGTTGTTGTCATTCAGCATTTTCAATTTCTCTAAAAATCCACTTACAGTATGTATTtgtagaaaaatagaaaaaactgtgaaatagtTTGCAATATTGTTGTAGTTGCAATCACTCATCACTAATGAGATATCTCCATATTACCATTACCTGGCTTAATCATTTtgagaaaacatgttgttttttttccaagccACTACTTGATAATTTCTTAGCAACTGGAATtacaattagattttttttttcttgaaaccATGTGTGCAGAGAGTTAGCTTAAACTTTAAAACATCTGGCAGATGATTTATACAAGAGACAGCTATTCAGTTTAGACTAAACCATTTTGGAATTTTGTTTGAACATTTCTAGTATGAATGTCTTTGAAATCATCTTTTCCTACACCAAACATCATATCTTAAATCACCAGATATAATTTCAGAGTATAAAAGTTCATACTCTAGTGTAGAGTAAAAAACTgactaatgtttattttctatcaCACGTAAATCATTAATTTTCAGGCAACAGTATCTCAGTGGGTGCCATTTATGCATTCTAATGAGAGAAACTATGCCAatatattttaaacacagagacaggtaGAGCTCACGTGTAACTTTTCTCTGCTCACGTGCCATCGTTCTCTGTTTCGATTCGACAATAGAGAATTGAGAATTCAGAAGGCGCTCGTTCCAAAATGGagtatacattttttttcctccggAATGTATTCACGGTACTCACTTTGCTGTGTTttacaaagtgaaaacaagatATTTCTGACTCGATGTAAATAAAGAAACTAAACTGTCGCGACAATGACTAGGTAAAcactttcctcttgtttttcatgtttatcCAGAGATTTAGACTTGGTAAGACAGGTAAATGAGCGGTACAGGACATCTGCGATTCACACTTCGTGTTGAATTAGCTATAGCTTAACTTGTGATTTAGCAAATATTTTCGACTGGTGTTCATACCTAACTTATAAGGGGAGTAATATACGTAGCTGACACAGTGGGAGGCATACACCACCTTATCTGTAACACCTTTACACCGTTTTCCTTCTACTAAGGTTTCCGTGCTGTATTGTTTCATGACTCTATCATGAATAGATCACCAGCATGTACATGTCCATTTTTAGTTCAACAAAGAGCCAAGGTCCACCAACCCTAGGCTTCCCCAAGCGGTATGGGATCACTGATCCTATCAGTGAGGATCTGCCTAACCAGGCTGACTTTATCCAGACTAGAAagctgactgactgtctgaaaTCATATGGTGTGTTTGAGGACGACTTGGAGCTGCAGCACAGGTATGACATCGTTGTTCTGTTTCATTATGTCCACCTTGTTAATTAATACAGCCTGGAGTGGTATAACTGAAAAAACGTTGATGTTTTAGCTCTTTTGTAACTGTCTTGGATGCTATGCCGTTATTGAGACCTTTAACCTGTGTTGGTTTTTACTGTGAAAAGAATAATCAGTTAAACAACAGTGTCTTCAGTGAATGAAGTTGATACAATTAACTATAGCATGAATTTGCTTCAGAGAAGTGTTCTTGTTATATTTGCAGAGAGAAAGTTGTGAAAAAACTGGAGTTGCTCTTTAAGGAGTGgctcaaagaaatgtgtgtaGAAATGGTAAGAAATTGTTGGttgaatctttttttaatttatactattgtttcaaaaatatttacaaatatgatactgaaaatatgtttttgtatatCTAATACAATTTCATTATTATGCATTTGGATTTTAGAATGTACCTGAGTTGGTAACGGAAAAGGTTGGGGGCAAAGTCTTTCCATTTGGCTCCTATCACCTGGGAGTTCACTCAAAAGGTAATTAAGAGATTCTTTCCTCAATTGTAAGAGCATGTTAGGACTGTGGCAACTTGTACGTTACAATGGTTCATGTGAGTGTACTTTGTTGACTGACAGTAGGTTAGTATATGTGATGCTGTTGTGTGATAAATCTGCTAGCCATCAGTTTCACAAGTGACACTATCTATTTGAGGGACATCCATCATAGGTTCTTCCAGTGGTGGGTTACCACCTCTGAGAATACATGGTGAGGATAATGGTCTATTTAATTATAGACTTTGCTGTCATATAAGTCTGCGTTGCTTTGACAGGTGCTGACATTGATGCTCTCTGTGTTGGACCTGGGTTTCTTGAGAGAAAGGACTTCTTCACGTCCTTCTATGAGAAGCTGAAAGCCCAGGAGGAGGTCAAAGGCATACGGGTTAGTCATAAAAGTGATTTACTGTTTACAAGTCAAAGGATGTTTTTCTCCTTGGTACAAGTGACCAACAGTGTTGTTGTCCCCAGGCTATTGAGAAGACATATGTCCCTGTCATCAAACTGAACTATGAAGGAACTGAGGTAATTTgtctggagaaaaaaatccttctaCTGTCTACAGTATCCTCACTTAAAGTTTTCCTAATGTGTGCTTtaatcattgtttttgtgtttctgtatttttttagaTTGACTTAACCTTTGCCCAGGTGGCACTGAAGAGCATTCCTGAAAATCTGAACCTTCTTGATGACAAGATGTTGCAGAACATAGATAAACGCTGCGCCAGGAGTCTCAATGGTAAGCATCAGATTAAAGCACACGACTTCTCAGAAATCTTGCAGTAGAActtgacagctgtagttattATTCTTTGATGGACGACAGCGTACcaatttgtttatttgtggtTTACCCTTTCTCACTGTGACTGTTTCTATATTAATCCTtgctttcattctgtttttatagGCTACAGAGTTACGGAAGAAATCCTCAGCCTTGTGCCTAACATTTATAACTTCAGACTCGCTTTGAGAGCCATCAAGCTGTGGGCCAAACGTGAGCTGAACACACAGAACTAGTTGAGCTTGCTAGTCAATCAAGAGACAGTGAAGTGGTGGACTTGTCCCCTTACATGAtaattacacatttacacaaacaatgCCTGGCTGCCCTGTACTGGCCTTCATTCAAAATAGGATTACATGTCATTGACTGTATCTAAAATAATTTTCTAGTCACTGGCACAAAATGATaacttcagtttcagtttattgttCACTATGAAGTTAAATCTTGATTGTTAATTATGTTGGGATTAATAAAAGAGTGTACAAGGAATAGATTTTGGACACAGTCATTGTTCTGGTTCTTTGCTTTGTTATTCAGTGTCTTGTGTTGCCATGGatattttgtttggtttgtctgtatTTGCAGCCAGACAACCTCAGACCAACCTCTATTTGAAACAGTGCACAGGTTTACTTAACCATATAGCTTTCATAATATTTATAACATATCTTTTATCCTATTTTACACAATTTTTGAGCAAAAATTGAACTTTAGTAATAGCAGTAAGAAGCAATGGTAATAGTGAAATAGAACAGAGATATCCAATATTTAACTCTTATTTAAAAACTCTCAATTGACCTGTGGTATGTAATAAATTAGAACAGGCCATTATTAGATAACATTGTGAAGTAGAggttttaatcttttttttctcatgctcTTATTTCTCCTCAGGGCGTAACATTTACTCTAACATGCTGGGCTTCTTGGGAGGTATATCATGGGCCATACTGGTCGCCAGAATTTGTCAGGTGTACCCAAATGCTATAGCATCCACCCTGGTGATCAAATTTTTTAAGGTCTACTCCATGTGGTGAGTTGTCACAACGtttctggtgtgtttgttaaatgaaaaaaggtcaaacttGAAGGTTTACTAAACTAAAAATCACTTGACTGAGATCCACTTCAGTCAGGGTCATCTTACTTGACCATGAGTTGGTCTAGCCTTGATTCTATTACAATACAGACTTGGAAAAAAGCAGATCTCACTTGGAGCTTTTCTTGTAAAGTCAGTCTTTCTCAATTTTTGAAAGGCAACTAGAGAGGAAATTATACAGTGTAGGACTTGAATTGTGACTGTATCATTCTGAAAATGTAGCTTCTTGTTAGTGCTTTGTAAATGTTGTAGACGAGGATCAGTTGATTTGAAAatcttgtgttttgtgtcaGGGTGTGGCCAATCCCAGTTCGCTTGAGGATAGTAGAGGATTACTACTACAACCTTCCTTTTTGGGATCCCAGGGTAAGGCCTCAGCAGGACTTTCAGTAAAATTTGAGAGTACAAACACAGAATCGTGTCAGTCAGTGAATTATCATATTTCAAACATAGGTGAGCTGAAagtctgttttacatttctAGATTAATCTAAGTGACCGCTGCCACATAATGCCCATCATTACCCCAGCATACCCACAGCAGAACACGTCATTCAATGTGACTCCCTCCACCTTAACCATCATAACAGAAGAGATGGAGCGGGGTATGTAGTCACTTAGCTGACAACTACCACTGCTCACTACCTGCATTGTGGGCCACTTAACCATTACTGTTGCAAAGTAGATTTAACACAATGTCTTTTTGTTCTACTGCTAAATCACTTGATCAGGTAAAGGGAACTTCAGTTACTGTGCTGTAATCTTGGATTAAGTTAGTTCAGTTTGGTCAAACATGTCAACTCATAACAAGGATTTTATTCTGTAAACAAAGTGATTAGAATTAAACAAgctttctcttcctcattcCTAGGCCTTGTCATCGCTCAGGaaatacagcaggaaaaagCAGACTGGTCCAAACTCTTTGAAACGCCAAACTTTTTTGAGAAGTACCAGTATGTATTAAACTactt from Lates calcarifer isolate ASB-BC8 linkage group LG7_1, TLL_Latcal_v3, whole genome shotgun sequence carries:
- the LOC108898051 gene encoding poly(A) polymerase type 3 isoform X1; the protein is MTSSTKSQGPPTLGFPKRYGITDPISEDLPNQADFIQTRKLTDCLKSYGVFEDDLELQHREKVVKKLELLFKEWLKEMCVEMNVPELVTEKVGGKVFPFGSYHLGVHSKGADIDALCVGPGFLERKDFFTSFYEKLKAQEEVKGIRAIEKTYVPVIKLNYEGTEIDLTFAQVALKSIPENLNLLDDKMLQNIDKRCARSLNGYRVTEEILSLVPNIYNFRLALRAIKLWAKRRNIYSNMLGFLGGISWAILVARICQVYPNAIASTLVIKFFKVYSMWVWPIPVRLRIVEDYYYNLPFWDPRINLSDRCHIMPIITPAYPQQNTSFNVTPSTLTIITEEMERGLVIAQEIQQEKADWSKLFETPNFFEKYQYVLNYLEKNNYCHVQNMRTYTLLPKIRTFAPKLFLIVYHF
- the LOC108898051 gene encoding poly(A) polymerase type 3 isoform X2, translated to MTSSTKSQGPPTLGFPKRYGITDPISEDLPNQADFIQTRKLTDCLKSYGVFEDDLELQHREKVVKKLELLFKEWLKEMCVEMNVPELVTEKVGGKVFPFGSYHLGVHSKGADIDALCVGPGFLERKDFFTSFYEKLKAQEEVKGIRAIEKTYVPVIKLNYEGTEIDLTFAQVALKSIPENLNLLDDKMLQNIDKRCARSLNGYRVTEEILSLVPNIYNFRLALRAIKLWAKRRNIYSNMLGFLGGISWAILVARICQVYPNAIASTLVIKFFKVYSMWVWPIPVRLRIVEDYYYNLPFWDPRALSSLRKYSRKKQTGPNSLKRQTFLRSTSMY